The genomic segment GCTTCGCGGATGAACGCGGCCAGCGCCTCGCGTGCGTCCTCGCGCCGCAGGCCGTGCAGGTCGATCTCGCGCTGGATGCTCCAGTGGCCCTTGCGCAGCTTGCGGGTGACGTCCAGGCCGACGCCGGGGCGGCGGAAGCTGAGAGCGTCGTCCACGTCCAGCAGGGTGCTGGCGTCGAATTCGTCGCTGATGGATTCGAGCAGCACGCGCTGTTCGTCCAGCTGCTGCTGCACGGCGATGGGCGCCGGCGGTTCGCCCGCCAGGTGCACCCGCGGCGCGTGCCGCAGCGGCTGCACCTCGCCGGCCGCCCGAACGAACAGGCTGCGTTCCGCGTCGGCCTTCTGCTGCGCCTCCTTGCGCGCGGCCTCCTGCTGCGCGGCGAGCTTCTGCTGCTCCGCCAGCTTGCGCTGGATCTGCTGGAGGTCCTGGAGGGATCTGGCTTTCACGGCACGCGCGGCCCCGAACGGGACCGTGGGATGGGGATTCACTCCGATTAGACACCACGGCCGATCGCGAATCAGCCGTCATCCCCGCGGAGGCGGGGACCCAGTGCTTCCAATTCCCCGGACCGAAAATGGGGAGCACTGGATTCCCGCCTTCGCGGGGATGACGTCGGGGAGGAGCCCGCGCCTCGCAGCCGCGGGTCAAAGCAGCCCGCGCTGCGCCATCGACAGCGCCTCGCCCGGCGCGACGATGACGTGGTCCAGGACACGCACGTCCACCAGCGCCAGCGCCGATTTCAGTGTCTGGGTGAGCGCCTCGTCGGCGCGAGAAGGCAGCACCGTGCCGCTCGGGTGGTTGTGGGCGAGGACCACCGCGGCGGCGTCCAGCT from the Ramlibacter henchirensis genome contains:
- a CDS encoding Smr/MutS family protein; amino-acid sequence: MKARSLQDLQQIQRKLAEQQKLAAQQEAARKEAQQKADAERSLFVRAAGEVQPLRHAPRVHLAGEPPAPIAVQQQLDEQRVLLESISDEFDASTLLDVDDALSFRRPGVGLDVTRKLRKGHWSIQREIDLHGLRREDAREALAAFIREAHRQGVRCVRVVHGKGLGSPGRTPVLKARVQGWLVQKKEVLAFVQARGDEGGAGALVVLLKPLGPGA